Proteins from a genomic interval of Caulobacter sp. NIBR1757:
- a CDS encoding beta-ketoacyl synthase N-terminal-like domain-containing protein, which produces MRRAWFHGAGLHTTLGATLSENLDALPAGPPPPGVTAVPLGETVEPVPSMLLNGLPLTDVETRLWRALEPVIDAALTASDLTPLQRERTALFLGTSSLDISVTEAIYARALTIDAAHPLMTNAAMGGLAETIARRFGLRGPDYTINTACTSSANALIYADAMIREGLIDHALIVGLEIFNVITALGFQSLALLAPNGMRPFDAARAGLVLGEGVSALVVGATPGPSGFHLLAGANLCDTHGVSAANPDGSTVAAVMQQALDAASLAASDILAVKAHGTASLLNDEAEAAGMHRVFSAIPPMLAMKPFIGHTFGACGLGELLLVCGAIERGHLPPMPGISAEPGELGLTLNQTWAPVGKGAFLLNYFGFGGNNTSLVVAND; this is translated from the coding sequence ATGAGGCGCGCCTGGTTCCACGGGGCCGGGCTGCACACCACGCTGGGCGCCACCCTTTCCGAAAACCTCGATGCCCTGCCCGCCGGCCCGCCGCCGCCGGGGGTCACCGCCGTGCCGCTCGGCGAGACGGTCGAGCCGGTGCCCAGCATGCTGCTCAACGGCCTGCCGCTGACCGACGTCGAGACCCGCCTGTGGCGCGCCCTCGAGCCGGTCATCGACGCGGCCCTCACCGCCTCCGACCTGACCCCGCTCCAGCGCGAGCGCACCGCCCTCTTCCTCGGCACCTCCAGCCTCGACATCTCGGTGACCGAGGCCATCTACGCCCGCGCCCTGACGATCGACGCCGCCCATCCCCTGATGACCAACGCGGCCATGGGCGGCCTGGCCGAGACCATCGCCCGGCGGTTCGGCCTGCGCGGGCCGGATTACACGATCAACACCGCCTGCACCTCCAGCGCCAACGCCCTGATCTACGCCGACGCCATGATCCGCGAGGGGCTGATCGACCATGCCCTGATCGTCGGGCTGGAGATCTTCAACGTCATCACCGCGCTCGGCTTCCAGTCCCTGGCCCTGCTGGCCCCGAACGGCATGCGCCCGTTCGACGCCGCCCGCGCCGGCCTGGTGCTGGGTGAGGGCGTCAGCGCCCTCGTGGTCGGCGCCACGCCCGGCCCCTCAGGCTTCCACCTCCTGGCCGGGGCCAACCTCTGCGACACCCACGGCGTCTCGGCCGCCAACCCGGACGGCTCGACCGTCGCCGCCGTCATGCAACAGGCCCTGGATGCGGCCAGTCTCGCGGCCTCCGACATCCTGGCGGTCAAGGCGCACGGCACCGCCAGTCTGCTCAACGACGAGGCCGAGGCGGCCGGCATGCACCGGGTGTTCAGCGCCATCCCGCCGATGCTGGCCATGAAACCCTTCATCGGCCACACCTTCGGCGCCTGCGGTCTCGGCGAACTGCTGCTGGTCTGCGGCGCCATCGAACGCGGCCACCTGCCGCCGATGCCGGGCATCAGCGCCGAGCCCGGCGAACTGGGCCTGACCCTGAACCAGACCTGGGCCCCGGTCGGCAAGGGCGCCTTCCTGCTCAACTACTTCGGCTTCGGCGGCAACAACACCAGCCTGGTGGTGGCCAATGACTGA
- a CDS encoding S8 family peptidase, whose translation MSNNPVQIILNDADFHQAPEPGNPPRNRDFFDGADRAFVDHKAALIAAVEAVIIELQKSPFGPATYLRVQMRDEALAKSYRPRWLFKPDQFPCVGAEAVGTLYFRAPLIYLEGLKRRIQEAEIAVEIKHRRVDNKPYKAPSIARAEVGAIELIEIVPPEQKRTFSVSAALAAFDDPRTVSGYQVELFETPDDRVIADDPLGRIALRRTLEQQLFSLGKGARSYMMSAIGRTPVLELQITRADQPALVDNRPELTRADLAPTPPPAPIDRDPDRHEAALAALQAHPLVRAILPPVLLQLTDEEILSADGGMRLDDEALTIPGPAAGANYPVVGVIDSGVGAALQDWVVGRFDYLDPDEHNPAHGTGVAGLICMPQLTNTASVTPEPNGCLIYDAPLYPKGSFVAKYSRGFNDFLEEIEQAVAEAKEQHGVRVFNLSINAVSDVERHRYSIYASRLDQIADTYGVIFVNSAGNLSRLQSRAPWPQRPVDVVRYFAARTSPDTIFKPAESVRSVSVGALNPPFTKQVAGAPTVYTTRGPGLQVGIKPDVAAYGGAGGAALGERSGLSSITPDGRRQDVIGTSYAAPLVARTLAGLDSVTQGGLNTEALRAMLLHHAAMPEPLSKRGLKDIARQFAGFGKPAQVVDMLETDDHQITLLFQSRLSIGERKPVILRFPFIWPQSLVQDDGSCSGRVRITLVYSPPLDPAFGAEFVRVNLEASLKQLQTAPAPDGSARFLNQIDAKYLPGSAKLAVPERALIDHGLKWWPSKQYASTFAQKGESSQWRLEVTSLVRAEAQFPAEGVPFAVLMTLEDPEGRAPVFQEFRQQLQTSVANAQDIRTAIRLRPRS comes from the coding sequence ATGTCCAATAATCCCGTCCAGATCATCCTGAACGACGCCGACTTCCATCAGGCGCCGGAACCCGGAAACCCGCCGCGCAACAGAGACTTCTTCGACGGTGCCGATCGTGCCTTCGTCGATCACAAGGCAGCGTTAATTGCTGCGGTCGAGGCGGTGATCATTGAATTGCAGAAAAGTCCCTTTGGACCGGCCACCTATCTTCGGGTGCAGATGCGCGACGAGGCCCTGGCCAAGTCCTATCGCCCTCGCTGGCTGTTCAAGCCGGACCAGTTTCCTTGCGTCGGCGCTGAGGCCGTCGGCACGCTCTATTTCCGGGCCCCGCTCATCTACCTCGAAGGCCTGAAGCGGCGCATCCAAGAGGCCGAGATCGCCGTTGAGATCAAGCACCGCCGCGTCGACAACAAACCCTACAAGGCCCCGAGCATCGCGCGCGCGGAGGTCGGGGCGATTGAGTTGATCGAAATCGTTCCGCCCGAGCAGAAGCGGACTTTTTCGGTATCGGCAGCGCTAGCCGCGTTCGACGATCCTAGGACCGTATCGGGCTATCAGGTAGAGCTCTTCGAAACCCCCGATGACCGGGTCATCGCTGACGACCCCTTGGGCAGGATCGCCCTGCGTCGCACCCTCGAACAACAGTTGTTCTCCTTGGGGAAGGGCGCGCGCAGCTACATGATGTCGGCGATCGGCCGCACCCCGGTGCTTGAGCTGCAGATCACCCGGGCCGATCAACCGGCGTTGGTCGACAACCGCCCTGAACTGACACGCGCCGACTTGGCGCCCACGCCGCCGCCGGCACCGATCGATCGCGACCCCGATCGTCACGAGGCGGCCTTGGCCGCCTTGCAAGCCCACCCCCTGGTGCGTGCGATCTTGCCGCCCGTTTTACTGCAGTTGACCGACGAAGAAATCCTGAGTGCCGACGGGGGCATGCGACTGGACGACGAGGCGCTGACTATCCCCGGGCCGGCGGCGGGCGCGAACTATCCGGTGGTCGGGGTGATCGACTCGGGGGTCGGGGCTGCGCTGCAGGATTGGGTGGTCGGGCGTTTCGACTATTTAGATCCGGACGAACACAACCCCGCTCACGGCACCGGCGTGGCGGGCCTGATCTGCATGCCGCAACTGACAAACACCGCCTCTGTAACCCCCGAACCCAACGGCTGTCTGATCTACGACGCGCCGCTCTATCCCAAGGGCTCGTTCGTGGCCAAGTACAGCCGGGGCTTCAATGACTTCCTCGAAGAGATTGAACAGGCGGTCGCTGAGGCGAAAGAGCAACATGGCGTGCGCGTCTTCAACCTGTCGATCAACGCGGTGTCCGACGTGGAGCGCCACCGCTACAGCATCTACGCGTCACGGCTGGATCAGATCGCGGACACCTACGGCGTGATCTTCGTCAATTCGGCGGGCAATCTGTCGCGCTTGCAGTCGCGCGCGCCGTGGCCCCAACGGCCGGTCGACGTCGTACGCTATTTCGCCGCCCGCACCTCACCCGACACAATCTTCAAACCAGCGGAGAGCGTGCGCTCGGTCTCGGTGGGGGCGCTCAACCCTCCGTTCACGAAGCAGGTTGCCGGCGCGCCGACGGTCTACACTACGCGTGGCCCCGGACTGCAGGTCGGGATTAAGCCGGACGTCGCCGCCTATGGCGGGGCCGGCGGAGCGGCGCTTGGCGAGCGCAGCGGCCTGTCGTCAATCACCCCGGATGGCCGCCGCCAAGACGTGATCGGTACCAGCTACGCCGCGCCCTTGGTGGCCAGGACCCTCGCGGGTCTGGATTCAGTGACCCAGGGAGGGCTCAACACCGAGGCATTGCGGGCTATGCTTCTGCATCACGCCGCCATGCCCGAGCCATTGAGCAAACGCGGATTGAAGGACATCGCTCGCCAGTTCGCCGGCTTTGGCAAACCGGCCCAAGTCGTCGATATGCTGGAAACCGACGATCACCAGATCACCCTGCTATTTCAAAGCCGTTTGAGCATCGGCGAGCGCAAGCCAGTGATCCTACGGTTTCCGTTCATCTGGCCGCAAAGCCTAGTGCAGGACGACGGCAGCTGCTCGGGCCGGGTCCGCATCACCCTGGTCTATTCGCCGCCGCTCGATCCGGCGTTCGGCGCGGAGTTCGTGCGCGTCAACCTGGAAGCCTCGCTAAAGCAACTCCAGACCGCTCCCGCCCCGGACGGCAGCGCGCGTTTTCTGAACCAGATAGACGCCAAGTACTTGCCCGGGTCAGCGAAGCTTGCGGTACCCGAAAGGGCCCTGATTGATCACGGTCTGAAGTGGTGGCCGTCCAAGCAGTATGCCTCGACCTTCGCTCAGAAGGGCGAATCGTCTCAGTGGCGCCTTGAGGTCACAAGCCTTGTGCGGGCAGAAGCCCAGTTCCCCGCCGAAGGCGTACCGTTCGCGGTGCTAATGACCTTGGAAGACCCCGAGGGCCGAGCCCCGGTGTTCCAAGAGTTCCGTCAGCAGCTCCAAACCAGCGTGGCCAACGCTCAGGATATCCGCACTGCGATCCGTCTGCGCCCACGCAGCTAA
- a CDS encoding heavy metal translocating P-type ATPase, with protein MSTPCTHAHPPASQARDPVCGMTVDPATTPHHADHDGQAFHFCSAGCRTKFIDDPGRYLAASEPPPAPPGTIYTCPMHPEIRQQGPGSCPICGMALEPELATLDSGPNPELVDFTRRFWLGALLTLPLLVIEMGGHMFGLRFPWPMQTGAWIQLALASPVVLWSGWPFIARGWASLRTRHLNMFTLIALGSLAAWSFSVFATLVPGAVPAAFRTAEGGPPLYFEAAAVIIVLVLLGQMLELKARERTSGAIKALLDLAPRTARRLRADGADEEVPVDQIAIGDRLRLRPGEKVPVDGVIAEGRASLDEALVTGESMPVDKVPGDAVVAGSLNTTGSFVMQAQRIGADTLLAQIVQMVAQAQRSRAPIQRLADQVSGWFVPAVIAVAVLAFGAWALWGPQPPLSHALVAAISVLIIACPCALGLATPMSIMVGVGRGAQTGVLIRDAEALERLERVDTLLVDKTGTLTEGRPALVALHPAPGQDRAGLLRLAASLERGSEHPLAGAILRAAEAEGLTLSETEDFDSPVGRGVQGRVEGHALLLGSARFLADHGIDVAAMAAEAEALKADGATALFLAVDGALAAVLGLADPVKASTPEALAALAEAGVRVVMVTGDARATAQAVAARLGLSEVEAEVLPGDKAALVARLKAEGRVVAMAGDGVNDAPALAAADVGIAMGAGADVAIESAGVTLLKGDLNGLVRARRLSRAVMGNIRQNLFLAFAYNLVGVPIAAGVLYPVTGWLLSPAIAAAAMALSSVSVVGNALRLRVVRL; from the coding sequence ATGTCCACCCCCTGCACCCACGCCCATCCGCCCGCCAGCCAGGCCCGCGATCCGGTCTGCGGCATGACGGTCGACCCGGCCACGACCCCGCACCATGCCGACCACGATGGTCAGGCCTTCCACTTCTGCTCGGCCGGCTGCCGGACCAAATTCATCGACGATCCGGGCCGCTACCTGGCGGCTTCCGAGCCGCCGCCGGCCCCGCCCGGAACGATCTACACCTGCCCCATGCATCCGGAGATCCGCCAGCAGGGGCCCGGTTCCTGCCCGATCTGCGGCATGGCCCTGGAGCCGGAGTTGGCCACGCTCGACAGCGGCCCCAATCCGGAACTGGTCGATTTCACCCGCCGCTTCTGGCTCGGGGCCCTGCTGACCCTGCCGCTGCTGGTCATCGAGATGGGCGGCCACATGTTCGGCCTGCGCTTCCCCTGGCCGATGCAGACCGGCGCCTGGATCCAGCTGGCGCTGGCCAGCCCGGTCGTCCTCTGGTCCGGCTGGCCCTTCATCGCGCGCGGCTGGGCGTCGCTGCGGACGCGCCACCTCAACATGTTCACCCTGATCGCCCTGGGCAGCCTGGCGGCCTGGAGCTTCAGCGTCTTCGCCACCCTGGTTCCAGGCGCGGTGCCGGCGGCCTTCCGCACCGCCGAGGGTGGTCCGCCGCTCTACTTCGAGGCGGCGGCGGTGATCATCGTCCTGGTCCTGCTCGGCCAGATGCTGGAGCTGAAGGCGCGGGAGCGCACCTCGGGCGCGATCAAGGCCCTGCTCGACCTCGCCCCCCGCACCGCCCGCCGGCTGCGGGCCGATGGCGCCGACGAGGAGGTCCCGGTCGACCAGATCGCCATCGGCGACCGCCTCCGCCTGCGGCCCGGCGAGAAGGTCCCGGTCGACGGCGTGATCGCCGAGGGCCGCGCCTCGCTGGACGAGGCCCTGGTCACCGGCGAGTCGATGCCGGTCGACAAGGTCCCAGGCGACGCCGTCGTCGCCGGCTCCCTCAACACCACCGGCTCCTTCGTCATGCAGGCCCAGCGCATCGGGGCCGACACCCTGCTGGCCCAGATCGTCCAGATGGTCGCCCAGGCCCAGCGCAGCCGGGCCCCGATCCAGCGGCTGGCCGACCAGGTCTCCGGCTGGTTCGTGCCGGCGGTGATCGCCGTCGCCGTCCTGGCCTTCGGGGCCTGGGCGTTGTGGGGGCCGCAGCCGCCACTCAGCCATGCCCTGGTCGCCGCCATCTCGGTTCTGATCATCGCCTGTCCCTGCGCGCTCGGCCTCGCCACGCCGATGTCGATCATGGTCGGCGTCGGGCGCGGGGCGCAGACCGGCGTGCTGATCCGCGACGCCGAGGCGCTGGAGCGGCTGGAACGGGTCGATACCCTGCTGGTCGACAAGACCGGAACCCTGACCGAGGGACGCCCGGCCCTGGTCGCCCTGCATCCGGCCCCGGGCCAGGACCGCGCCGGCCTGCTGCGCCTGGCCGCCAGCCTGGAGCGGGGCAGCGAGCACCCGCTGGCCGGCGCCATCCTGCGCGCCGCCGAGGCCGAGGGGCTGACGCTTTCCGAAACCGAGGACTTCGATTCCCCGGTCGGCCGTGGCGTCCAGGGCCGGGTCGAGGGCCACGCCCTGCTGCTCGGCAGCGCCCGCTTCCTGGCCGATCACGGCATCGACGTCGCGGCGATGGCGGCCGAGGCCGAGGCGCTCAAGGCTGACGGCGCCACCGCCCTGTTCCTCGCCGTCGACGGCGCCCTGGCCGCGGTTCTGGGCCTGGCCGATCCGGTCAAGGCCAGCACGCCGGAGGCTCTCGCCGCCCTGGCCGAGGCCGGGGTTCGGGTGGTGATGGTCACCGGCGACGCTCGCGCCACCGCCCAGGCCGTCGCCGCCCGGCTGGGCCTGAGCGAGGTCGAGGCCGAGGTGTTGCCCGGTGACAAGGCCGCCCTGGTGGCGCGCCTCAAGGCCGAGGGCCGCGTCGTCGCCATGGCCGGCGATGGGGTCAACGACGCCCCGGCCCTGGCCGCCGCCGACGTCGGCATCGCCATGGGGGCCGGCGCCGATGTCGCCATCGAGAGCGCCGGGGTCACCCTGCTGAAGGGCGATCTGAACGGCCTGGTGCGGGCCCGGCGGCTGTCGCGGGCGGTGATGGGCAACATCCGCCAGAACCTGTTCCTGGCCTTTGCCTACAATCTGGTCGGGGTGCCGATCGCGGCCGGGGTGCTCTATCCGGTCACCGGCTGGCTGCTGTCGCCGGCCATCGCGGCGGCGGCCATGGCCCTGTCCTCGGTCAGCGTGGTCGGCAACGCGCTGAGGCTGCGGGTGGTCAGGCTCTGA
- a CDS encoding alpha/beta hydrolase codes for MTILNRRGVLAAMLAAPVAGALFGKALAAPAATQRLQVSPERSTDLMVWAPAKPVAVALLSTGHGSWPERYEGLCQTLVAAGFAVLAPLHVDSMHHPDRETFDARAGFMERLADMRATSAEAARRWPGLSVAAVGHSYGTLISLCLGGALAYMAPFRDPTVKAVLGWSTPGKIPGLVAPPAYAGLAVPTMIITGDQDLVPTFVTDWHDHLFPIETSPAGGKYAVTFAGAAHDLISGQPKAAYDAALTYSAAFLKASVLGDAPAKTLIDTAAGPGETWLRR; via the coding sequence ATGACCATCCTGAACCGTCGCGGCGTCCTTGCCGCCATGCTGGCCGCGCCGGTCGCCGGCGCCCTGTTCGGCAAGGCCCTCGCCGCGCCGGCCGCGACCCAGCGGCTGCAGGTCTCGCCCGAGCGGTCCACCGACCTGATGGTCTGGGCGCCGGCAAAGCCCGTCGCCGTCGCCCTGCTGTCGACCGGCCACGGCTCCTGGCCGGAACGCTACGAAGGCCTGTGCCAGACCCTGGTCGCCGCCGGCTTCGCCGTTCTCGCCCCCTTGCACGTCGATTCCATGCACCATCCGGACCGCGAGACATTCGACGCCCGCGCCGGCTTCATGGAGCGCCTCGCCGACATGCGGGCGACCAGCGCCGAGGCGGCCAGACGCTGGCCGGGCCTGTCCGTCGCCGCCGTCGGCCACAGCTATGGCACGCTGATCTCGCTCTGCCTGGGCGGCGCGCTGGCCTACATGGCGCCGTTCCGGGATCCGACGGTCAAGGCGGTGCTCGGCTGGTCGACGCCCGGCAAGATCCCCGGCCTCGTGGCGCCGCCAGCCTATGCCGGCCTGGCCGTGCCGACGATGATCATCACCGGCGACCAGGACCTCGTCCCGACCTTCGTCACCGACTGGCATGACCATCTGTTCCCGATCGAGACCTCGCCGGCCGGCGGCAAGTATGCCGTCACCTTCGCCGGCGCGGCCCATGACCTGATCTCCGGCCAGCCCAAGGCCGCCTACGACGCCGCGCTGACCTACAGCGCCGCCTTCCTGAAGGCCTCGGTGCTCGGCGACGCCCCGGCGAAAACGCTGATCGACACCGCCGCAGGACCCGGGGAGACCTGGCTGCGCCGCTAG
- a CDS encoding ABC transporter permease: MSPLLATIVKELRLLRRDLHGLALLFILPLVFILIMSLALQDLFASRGGHLADVLLIDHDGTPKSKMLQESLAKNEAFGIKRQPAPKDIKQALKSGGYAFAIEIRKGYGASLEGQPSPTAPTLLAVTVAPDTDKRTEKLMLAALGEATGLQRTQQLIGFLPTEDPFGYPIDPPKVEAPKIDLAYAYTPAAPGAAPSAVQQSVPAWLVFAIFFVSIPFSNTFIRERQLGVQRRLATIDIGPVTQFLGKLIPYFLVNQIQVVLMLAAGMFLVPLLGGQALQLNGSPFALVLLSAAVSLAALGLALLIAVSARTSEQATMASGLGAIVLAALGGIMIPKFVMPQGMQALADLSPMAWGLDGFLGLLLRGGGVGDIWPELSKLTAFGVATLGAAWLVHRYQK, encoded by the coding sequence GTGAGCCCGCTCCTCGCCACCATCGTCAAGGAACTGCGGCTGCTGCGCCGCGACCTGCATGGCCTGGCTCTGCTGTTCATCCTGCCGCTGGTCTTCATCCTGATCATGTCGCTGGCCCTGCAGGACCTGTTCGCCTCGCGCGGCGGCCACCTGGCCGACGTCCTGCTGATCGACCACGACGGCACGCCGAAGTCGAAAATGCTGCAAGAGAGTTTGGCGAAAAACGAGGCTTTCGGCATTAAGCGCCAGCCCGCGCCAAAAGACATCAAACAGGCCCTGAAGTCCGGCGGCTATGCCTTCGCCATCGAGATCCGCAAGGGCTACGGCGCCAGCCTGGAGGGCCAGCCGAGCCCCACGGCCCCGACCCTGCTCGCCGTCACCGTCGCCCCCGACACCGACAAGCGCACCGAAAAGCTGATGCTCGCCGCGCTCGGCGAAGCCACCGGCCTGCAGCGCACGCAGCAGCTGATCGGCTTCCTGCCGACCGAGGACCCGTTCGGCTATCCGATCGATCCGCCGAAGGTCGAAGCCCCGAAGATCGACCTCGCCTATGCCTATACCCCCGCCGCCCCCGGCGCCGCGCCGTCGGCGGTGCAGCAGAGCGTGCCGGCCTGGCTGGTGTTCGCCATCTTCTTCGTCTCCATTCCCTTCTCCAACACCTTCATCCGCGAGCGCCAGCTGGGCGTGCAGCGGCGCCTGGCCACCATCGACATCGGCCCGGTGACCCAGTTCCTCGGCAAGCTGATCCCCTACTTCCTGGTCAACCAGATCCAGGTCGTGCTGATGCTGGCCGCCGGCATGTTCCTGGTCCCCCTGCTCGGCGGCCAGGCGCTGCAACTGAACGGCAGCCCCTTCGCCCTGGTCCTGCTGTCCGCCGCCGTCAGCCTGGCGGCCCTCGGCCTGGCCCTGCTCATCGCGGTGAGCGCCCGCACCAGCGAACAGGCGACCATGGCCTCAGGCCTGGGCGCCATCGTCCTCGCCGCGCTCGGCGGCATCATGATCCCCAAGTTCGTCATGCCGCAGGGCATGCAGGCGCTCGCCGACCTGTCACCGATGGCCTGGGGGCTGGACGGCTTCCTCGGGTTGTTGCTACGCGGGGGCGGGGTGGGGGATATCTGGCCAGAGCTGAGCAAGCTCACGGCCTTCGGGGTCGCCACCCTGGGCGCGGCCTGGCTCGTCCATCGGTATCAGAAGTAG
- a CDS encoding AAA family ATPase produces MDHFAVVQSIVRAALSGDRAAVGKQVARLRERLEKAGDLKDAATLERLLAVVDEAKDIAPSRVEVSRTLVSGERLSPDVNPPIDRETGARLCTITFGRCDVQAPIYGGALHETIDGLLQEWSNAAALQSVGVEPTRTLLIYGPPGSGKTVTAHYIAERLGLPLITARIDGLISSFLGTTARNIANLFDFANRYACVLLLDEFDALAKLRDDPQEIGEIKRVVNTLLQNLDMRREFGITMAITNHDRLLDPAVWRRFETHVHMGNPELGAREQLIARFLQPIAAEPSTLRIFAYCLIGHSGADLERICAATKRTLALKGEAHDGPALFRALSVVLARTPYHDHLPARILATDPEAFISFVANDADFGMKQTDIGEATGYVQSRISELKKARRHLSMTEPTHVQ; encoded by the coding sequence ATGGACCATTTCGCCGTCGTGCAGAGCATTGTTCGCGCCGCGCTAAGCGGAGACCGCGCTGCCGTGGGCAAGCAGGTGGCGCGTCTTCGCGAGCGTCTGGAGAAAGCCGGCGATCTTAAGGATGCAGCGACCCTCGAGCGATTGCTCGCCGTTGTTGACGAGGCCAAGGATATCGCGCCGAGCCGCGTGGAGGTGTCGCGCACCCTGGTCTCTGGCGAGCGTCTGTCGCCCGACGTCAATCCGCCGATCGACCGCGAGACCGGCGCGCGGCTTTGCACAATCACCTTTGGGCGCTGCGACGTCCAGGCGCCGATCTATGGCGGGGCGCTGCATGAGACGATCGATGGCCTGCTGCAGGAATGGAGCAACGCCGCTGCCCTGCAGTCGGTCGGAGTGGAGCCGACACGAACGCTGCTGATCTACGGCCCGCCCGGATCAGGCAAGACCGTCACCGCCCACTATATCGCCGAGCGCCTTGGCTTGCCTTTAATTACCGCCCGCATCGACGGCCTGATTTCGTCGTTCCTGGGCACAACGGCGCGCAACATCGCCAACCTGTTCGACTTTGCCAATCGCTACGCCTGCGTGCTACTATTGGATGAGTTTGACGCATTGGCCAAGCTTCGCGACGATCCTCAAGAGATCGGAGAGATCAAGCGCGTGGTGAACACGCTGCTGCAGAACCTCGACATGCGGCGTGAGTTTGGGATCACCATGGCGATCACCAACCACGATCGCCTGCTCGATCCGGCCGTCTGGCGCCGGTTCGAGACACATGTGCACATGGGCAACCCCGAACTTGGCGCGCGCGAGCAGTTGATTGCGCGCTTCCTTCAACCCATAGCGGCCGAACCCTCGACCTTACGAATCTTCGCCTACTGCTTGATCGGGCACTCCGGAGCGGACCTGGAGCGAATCTGCGCGGCGACCAAGCGCACTCTGGCGCTGAAGGGCGAGGCCCACGACGGGCCGGCGCTGTTCAGGGCCCTGAGCGTGGTCCTCGCTCGCACACCCTATCACGACCATCTCCCCGCCCGGATTCTGGCGACCGACCCCGAGGCCTTCATCAGTTTCGTCGCCAACGACGCGGATTTCGGGATGAAGCAGACCGATATCGGAGAGGCCACCGGTTATGTCCAGTCGCGGATCAGCGAACTGAAGAAAGCACGGCGCCATCTGTCGATGACGGAGCCAACGCATGTCCAATAA
- a CDS encoding phosphopantetheine-binding protein has product MSDRAQMLADLKAMIVRECDKEEMDPSEIGDDERLIGGDLDLDSLDALQISMAVKENYGVRIEGGPDARKALASINALADFIEAERSKKA; this is encoded by the coding sequence ATGTCCGATCGCGCGCAAATGCTGGCCGACCTCAAGGCGATGATCGTGCGCGAGTGCGACAAGGAAGAGATGGACCCCAGCGAGATCGGCGACGACGAGCGCCTGATCGGCGGCGACCTCGATCTCGACAGCCTCGACGCCCTGCAGATCAGCATGGCGGTGAAGGAAAACTACGGCGTCCGCATCGAGGGCGGGCCCGACGCCCGCAAGGCCCTGGCCAGCATCAACGCCCTGGCCGACTTCATCGAGGCCGAGCGCAGCAAAAAGGCATGA
- a CDS encoding metal-sensitive transcriptional regulator yields the protein MIRADKSKLLNRLGRLEGQVRGIARMIEEDRYCIDVLTQLRAARAAIDRVETEMLRDHLNHCIEGAIVSGDIDEQRRKAEELIQLLERAR from the coding sequence TTGATCCGCGCCGACAAGTCCAAACTGCTCAATCGTCTCGGCCGCCTCGAAGGCCAGGTGCGCGGCATCGCGCGGATGATCGAGGAAGACCGCTACTGTATCGACGTGCTGACCCAGTTGCGGGCGGCGCGGGCGGCGATCGACCGGGTCGAGACCGAAATGCTGCGCGACCACCTGAACCACTGCATCGAGGGCGCCATCGTCAGCGGCGACATCGACGAACAGCGGCGCAAGGCCGAGGAACTGATCCAGCTGCTGGAACGCGCCCGCTAG